The following proteins are co-located in the Palaemon carinicauda isolate YSFRI2023 chromosome 30, ASM3689809v2, whole genome shotgun sequence genome:
- the LOC137623862 gene encoding uncharacterized protein produces the protein MAMDESKPQMDAQSSNLGCPEHLCDKDITNKDWHKSSDDEKERSCEEAIQELTPFEPDLLKLGEPLSDRRHRRRVGERQNVSLFTDEMLWKSSNNAGSGFSTSWCRHLTSSSSWSFFGDIPTGLLLPSQLYPAHTPLKCHPLLYPNGPPLKQCTNKYGIKTLGPRTYKIGQYISSGAFARVFHCQVKLTENGQRIWVDAVAKFNMSRNSKRAQEMTERELQVLFELQGISGVPELYGRIRQPHPAIVMSFGGNITLSRLLLQKDFTAGTFIDIMISVGRILQRIHQRGFGHYDLNGTNILLNKDMTPTVIDFGFSGDYASGHDNLSFLRLAAEGVLKFKDRLSTKIEHLEDLNYLFQKTIAEEIKVPRLQMVIDKLEKLRENKEFCSLLCRPKPNRGATS, from the coding sequence ATGGCCATGGATGAAAGCAAACCCCAGATGGATGCTCAATCCAGTAACCTTGGATGCCCAGAACACTTGTGTGACAAAGATATAACCAACAAAGATTGGCATAAATCTTCAGATGATGAAAAGGAACGATCGTGTGAAGAAGCCATTCAAGAACTTACACCATTTGAGCCAGATCTTCTAAAATTAGGAGAACCTTTATCAGATCGACGTCATCGGAGGAGAGTCGGAGAAAGACAGAATGTCAGTTTGTTCACCGATGAAATGTTATGGAAAAGCTCAAACAACGCGGGAAGTGGATTTAGTACTTCATGGTGTCGCCATTTAACTTCCTCGAGTTCCTGGTCCTTTTTTGGTGACATCCCAACTGGATTGCTCCTTCCAAGCCAATTATACCCAGCGCACACGCCACTAAAATGTCATCCCCTCTTGTACCCTAACGGACCCCCGCTGAAGCAGTGCACCAACAAATACGGGATAAAAACCTTAGGCCCAAGAACCTACAAGATTGGCCAGTACATCAGCTCTGGTGCATTTGCTCGGGTGTTCCACTGCCAAGTGAAACTGACTGAGAACGGCCAGAGGATATGGGTCGACGCCGTCGCAAAATTCAACATGAGCAGGAACTCTAAAAGAGCACAAGAAATGACTGAGCGAGAGCTGCAGGTGCTGTTTGAGCTTCAGGGGATCTCGGGTGTGCCTGAACTGTACGGGAGGATAAGACAGCCTCACCCAGCTATAGTCATGTCCTTCGGGGGAAACATTACGCTTTCTCGTCTCCTTCTGCAGAAGGACTTCACAGCCGGGACGTTCATAGACATCATGATCTCAGTGGGGAGGATCCTACAGAGGATACATCAACGTGGATTCGGACATTACGACCTCAACGGTACGAACATCCTGCTGAACAAAGATATGACCCCGACGGTGATAGACTTCGGTTTCAGCGGCGACTATGCATCGGGTCACGATAACTTGTCTTTTTTAAGACTTGCGGCCGAAGGTGTTCTAAAGTTCAAGGATCGGCTGTCGACCAAGATTGAACATCTGGAAGACTTGAATTATCTTTTTCAGAAGACGATTGCAGAGGAAATTAAAGTCCCAAGGTTACAAATGGTAATCGACAAGCTAGAAAAGCTTAGAGAGAACAAGGAGTTTTGTAGTCTACTCTGTAGACCTAAGCCAAACAGAGGCGCCACGAGTTAA